The proteins below are encoded in one region of Neorhodopirellula lusitana:
- the rplC gene encoding 50S ribosomal protein L3: MTQVFLEDGTAVPVTVVQAGPCRVLQVRSADRDGYEAVQLGFEDKPRRLANRSERGQVAVIESKRSKSRSAAGVEALPKADCEPQRFVREFRGSADATVGDELTVEQFADVTKVDVTGTSKGRGFSGVMKRHNFAGQRATHGVKKCHRHAGGTGMSASPSRVFKGKKMPGQYGNTKVTTRNLEVVSVDAENNLLLVRGAVPGPNGGFVSVRQTNKV; encoded by the coding sequence ATGACTCAGGTCTTTCTCGAAGACGGAACTGCGGTTCCGGTTACGGTCGTTCAAGCTGGCCCCTGTCGCGTGCTGCAAGTTCGCAGTGCTGATCGCGACGGCTATGAAGCCGTTCAGTTAGGTTTCGAGGACAAGCCGCGTCGCTTGGCTAATCGCAGCGAGCGTGGTCAAGTTGCAGTGATTGAAAGCAAGCGATCGAAGTCTCGCTCTGCTGCTGGTGTTGAGGCTCTGCCTAAAGCGGATTGTGAGCCACAGCGGTTTGTTCGCGAGTTTCGCGGATCGGCCGACGCGACAGTGGGTGACGAGCTGACTGTTGAGCAATTTGCTGACGTAACGAAAGTGGACGTTACCGGTACCAGTAAGGGTCGCGGTTTCTCTGGTGTCATGAAGCGGCACAACTTCGCTGGTCAGCGTGCGACTCACGGTGTGAAGAAGTGTCACCGTCACGCTGGTGGTACAGGCATGAGTGCCTCGCCAAGCCGCGTGTTCAAGGGCAAGAAAATGCCTGGTCAGTATGGCAACACAAAGGTGACGACCCGCAATTTAGAAGTTGTGAGTGTCGACGCTGAGAATAACTTGCTGCTCGTCCGCGGTGCGGTTCCCGGCCCCAATGGTGGGTTCGTTTCTGTCCGTCAAACGAACAAGGTCTAA
- the rplB gene encoding 50S ribosomal protein L2, translating into MGIRIYKPTSAGRRNASVSDFKDLTKGYKPERSLLRPKRKTGGRNNQGKITSRHRGGGHKQMYRVIDFRRVKDGMDAIVESVQYDPNRSARIALLKYADGEKLYVIAPAGVKAGDRLQNGADAAPNVGNCLPLKNIPLGTSVCCIEMRAGRGAVMCRSAGTQATLQAREADWAQLLLPSGEVRRVPSTCRATVGQVGNSDHMNVRLGKAGRARWLGRRPHVRGTAMNPVDHPHGGGEGRTKGGRHPVSPSGKSAKGGATRQKRKPSNSSIVRRRKSRRYGQLKLHK; encoded by the coding sequence ATGGGCATCCGAATCTACAAGCCGACTAGCGCTGGCCGACGCAATGCGTCTGTTAGTGACTTCAAGGATCTGACGAAAGGCTATAAGCCTGAGCGGTCCTTGTTGCGTCCGAAGCGAAAGACGGGCGGTCGAAATAACCAAGGTAAGATTACCTCGCGTCATCGCGGTGGTGGTCACAAGCAGATGTACCGTGTCATCGACTTTCGTCGAGTGAAAGACGGAATGGATGCGATCGTCGAGTCGGTTCAGTATGACCCGAATCGTTCAGCTCGTATCGCGTTGTTGAAGTATGCCGATGGCGAAAAGCTGTACGTGATTGCTCCAGCAGGCGTCAAGGCTGGTGATCGTCTTCAGAATGGTGCGGATGCTGCTCCGAATGTAGGTAATTGCCTGCCTTTGAAGAACATTCCTTTGGGTACGTCGGTTTGCTGTATCGAGATGCGTGCTGGCCGTGGTGCAGTGATGTGCCGAAGTGCGGGGACGCAAGCGACTTTGCAGGCTCGTGAAGCCGACTGGGCACAGTTGCTGTTGCCTAGCGGTGAAGTTCGCCGGGTGCCAAGTACTTGTCGTGCGACCGTTGGCCAGGTTGGTAACAGCGATCACATGAACGTGCGTTTGGGAAAAGCTGGCCGTGCTCGTTGGTTGGGCCGACGCCCACACGTTCGCGGTACTGCGATGAACCCAGTTGATCACCCGCACGGTGGTGGTGAAGGTCGTACAAAGGGTGGTCGTCACCCAGTTAGCCCGTCTGGGAAGAGTGCCAAGGGTGGTGCAACTCGTCAGAAGCGTAAGCCAAGTAACTCATCGATCGTTCGTCGGCGTAAGAGTCGTCGTTATGGTCAATTGAAACTTCATAAGTAG
- the rpsJ gene encoding 30S ribosomal protein S10, with translation MSTGASEVIRIRMEAYDHAVLDQSARDIVDTVKATASIVHGPIPLPTRIERYTVLSSPFVNKKARQQFEIRTHKRLVDIVQASAKTIEALNKLSLPAGVDIKIKASAR, from the coding sequence GTGTCAACTGGTGCCAGTGAAGTGATTCGCATTCGTATGGAAGCATACGACCATGCCGTTCTGGATCAGAGTGCACGCGACATCGTCGATACGGTGAAGGCGACCGCGAGTATTGTTCATGGTCCAATTCCATTGCCGACTCGAATTGAGCGGTACACGGTTTTGTCGAGCCCGTTTGTGAATAAGAAAGCTCGTCAGCAGTTTGAAATTCGAACGCACAAGCGTTTGGTCGATATCGTTCAAGCTTCGGCGAAAACGATTGAGGCGTTGAATAAGCTCAGTCTTCCGGCTGGGGTTGATATTAAGATTAAGGCGTCCGCCCGCTGA
- the rpmC gene encoding 50S ribosomal protein L29 — protein MTSLTELREMSDEQLEATCKEAAETLFRLRFQSQSERLNTPSEMRKNRRLIARIKTLQTQREQAVSAS, from the coding sequence ATGACTTCACTGACCGAACTCCGTGAAATGAGCGACGAGCAGCTCGAAGCGACCTGTAAAGAGGCCGCAGAGACCCTGTTTCGGCTTCGTTTCCAGTCGCAATCCGAGCGGCTTAATACGCCAAGCGAAATGCGAAAGAATCGGCGATTGATCGCTCGAATCAAGACCCTTCAGACTCAACGCGAGCAAGCCGTCTCGGCTAGCTAG
- the rplD gene encoding 50S ribosomal protein L4: MATLPVHDASGKEVGSYEIDTTQIADRISKQLLHDVIVMYQANKRQGSHNSRTRGQVSGHKKKMYRQKGTGNARAGGKRTNVRRGGGVARTIKPRDYSYRHPRKAVKLATRMAIRSRIDDGEVVVIDQFGLGAPKTSQMASVLKNLGLEGVTTLVATGGDDNVVYKSGRNITGVTVEPVRQLNALTVLTPKKVLFTKEALDKIKDGTFAAGSASVESEEAAV, translated from the coding sequence ATGGCAACTCTTCCAGTACATGACGCGTCGGGCAAAGAGGTCGGTTCTTACGAGATCGACACGACGCAGATCGCTGATCGAATCAGTAAGCAGCTGCTTCACGATGTTATCGTGATGTATCAAGCAAATAAACGACAGGGTTCGCATAACTCGCGTACTCGCGGTCAAGTTAGTGGCCACAAGAAAAAGATGTACCGTCAAAAAGGTACGGGTAATGCCCGTGCTGGTGGTAAGCGAACGAATGTTCGCCGTGGCGGTGGTGTCGCACGTACGATTAAGCCGCGTGATTACAGCTATCGGCATCCGCGCAAGGCGGTCAAGTTGGCGACTCGCATGGCGATTCGTTCGCGTATCGACGACGGCGAAGTTGTTGTCATCGATCAGTTTGGTTTGGGTGCACCGAAAACGAGCCAGATGGCCTCGGTGCTGAAGAATCTCGGTCTTGAGGGCGTGACGACCTTGGTTGCCACTGGTGGTGACGACAATGTTGTTTACAAAAGCGGCCGCAATATTACTGGTGTGACCGTCGAGCCTGTTCGTCAGCTGAATGCGTTGACGGTGTTGACTCCGAAGAAGGTGCTCTTCACGAAAGAAGCACTCGACAAGATCAAGGACGGCACGTTTGCGGCCGGCTCTGCTAGCGTTGAATCAGAGGAGGCCGCCGTTTAA
- a CDS encoding (Fe-S)-binding protein, protein MDFALFVPCDIGHFFSGVAIATLELLERQGVKVHFPKDQTWCGQPMANTGCEVMWRRWLASLLSCSKGMTW, encoded by the coding sequence ATGGATTTTGCGTTGTTCGTTCCCTGCGATATCGGCCATTTCTTCTCGGGCGTGGCGATCGCAACGCTTGAGTTGCTGGAGCGGCAGGGGGTGAAGGTTCATTTCCCAAAGGACCAAACCTGGTGCGGCCAGCCGATGGCGAACACGGGTTGCGAGGTGATGTGGCGCCGGTGGCTCGCCAGTTTGTTGAGTTGTTCAAAGGGTATGACGTGGTAG
- the rplW gene encoding 50S ribosomal protein L23, which yields MAHILPPAPVERAVELESHQVLLKPLVTEKGVHRASRNNQYAFQIHRDATKLDVKKAVEELFDVKVTKVRTQTRKGKTRRFRHKVGRTSDWKKAIVSLQEDHRIDFF from the coding sequence ATGGCACATATCCTTCCACCTGCACCTGTTGAACGAGCTGTCGAGCTTGAGTCCCATCAGGTATTGTTGAAGCCGCTTGTCACCGAAAAAGGTGTGCACCGAGCTTCTCGGAATAATCAGTACGCGTTTCAGATTCATCGCGATGCGACGAAGCTTGACGTGAAGAAAGCAGTTGAAGAGCTGTTTGACGTAAAGGTGACCAAAGTGCGGACGCAGACCCGTAAGGGGAAGACTCGTCGGTTCCGTCACAAAGTCGGTCGTACAAGTGATTGGAAGAAGGCGATTGTTTCGCTCCAGGAAGATCACCGTATCGACTTCTTTTAA
- a CDS encoding FHA domain-containing protein, translating into MSDTEGEVEVSFAGAFGQLTPTGGGDPIPLIKDKLLIGRRKHCDICLDFPNVSSQHCKLSLEHGYWFIRDLNSRNGTKVDGRAVMRKRIDPNSRVTIARHDYVMEYDPQLLGAYGPPPPDDDYIEEVMKSSLMDRAGLTKRDGKRGLFNRSPKP; encoded by the coding sequence ATGAGCGACACAGAAGGCGAAGTCGAAGTTTCCTTCGCGGGCGCATTTGGACAACTGACCCCCACCGGTGGCGGCGATCCAATCCCTCTCATCAAAGACAAACTGCTGATCGGTCGCCGAAAACACTGCGACATCTGCCTGGATTTCCCCAACGTGTCCAGCCAGCACTGCAAACTCAGCCTCGAACACGGCTACTGGTTCATCCGAGACCTGAACAGCCGAAATGGCACCAAAGTCGATGGCCGCGCCGTCATGCGGAAACGAATCGATCCAAATAGCCGAGTCACAATCGCCCGGCACGATTACGTAATGGAATACGACCCTCAATTGCTCGGTGCGTATGGGCCACCTCCGCCAGACGATGACTACATCGAAGAAGTCATGAAGAGCTCGCTGATGGACCGCGCTGGCTTGACCAAGCGAGATGGCAAGCGAGGCCTATTCAACCGCTCGCCCAAGCCCTAA
- the rplP gene encoding 50S ribosomal protein L16 — MALMPKRVKHRKSQRGRIKGNATRGNTVVFGDFGIQSLDAGWIKATTIEAGRIAAQQYVRGEGKLYIRIFPDKSVTSTPLETRMGKGKGEPDFWAATVKPGTILYELGGVTEQQAKVCFARLASKMPVKVRFVARRPA; from the coding sequence ATGGCGCTGATGCCCAAACGGGTCAAGCATCGAAAAAGCCAAAGAGGTCGTATAAAAGGTAACGCGACTCGCGGTAATACGGTCGTCTTTGGAGATTTCGGTATCCAATCATTGGATGCGGGATGGATCAAGGCAACGACGATCGAAGCCGGCCGGATCGCAGCCCAGCAATACGTTCGTGGCGAAGGCAAGCTTTATATCCGAATCTTTCCCGACAAGTCCGTGACCAGCACACCGCTGGAAACTCGGATGGGTAAAGGTAAGGGTGAGCCTGACTTCTGGGCCGCAACCGTTAAGCCGGGCACCATTTTATACGAACTTGGTGGCGTCACTGAGCAGCAAGCTAAGGTTTGCTTCGCCCGGTTGGCTAGCAAGATGCCTGTTAAGGTTCGATTTGTCGCACGACGCCCTGCTTAG
- the rplX gene encoding 50S ribosomal protein L24, with the protein MKFRIDDEVIVISGADKGHRGKIIKIDRDANKVIVEGAGRVWKHVRQSQKNPQGGRLNKEMPISASNVMLADPGDGKPTRIGTRYLDDGSKERFAKKSGTTISQISPAKASRAAK; encoded by the coding sequence ATGAAATTTCGAATTGACGATGAAGTCATCGTGATCTCCGGAGCCGACAAAGGGCACCGCGGCAAGATCATCAAGATCGACCGAGATGCGAACAAGGTAATTGTCGAAGGTGCTGGCCGAGTTTGGAAGCACGTTCGCCAAAGCCAAAAGAACCCACAAGGCGGTCGCCTTAACAAAGAAATGCCAATCAGTGCTAGCAACGTGATGTTGGCGGATCCTGGTGACGGCAAGCCTACCCGGATTGGTACTCGCTACCTTGACGATGGCAGCAAAGAGCGTTTTGCGAAGAAGAGCGGAACGACTATCAGCCAGATCTCGCCGGCCAAGGCCAGCCGAGCAGCGAAGTAG
- a CDS encoding MlaE family ABC transporter permease, translating into MSSDLRSLKMPTPLNRWIMQWGSAVVDGIASIGDLAYFFWQMLVWMFTRLPRRGTLMVNFYQVGVLSLPVVALTGTFIGMVLAVQSYYQFQAIGLESRLGVVINTSLVRELGPVLAATMLAGRVGGAMAAVLGTMRVTEQIDALTTMGADPIHYLVVPRFLACLLLIPALTIMADFMGIVGGYFYSVIILGIDRAAYLHHSREGVVGFDLFSGIFKSIFFGGIIAVVSCYRGFNCEPGAEGVGRAATAAFVYSFVMILAVDLFLNIVLDSIYFMIYPEGTTLF; encoded by the coding sequence ATGTCGAGCGATCTCCGCTCACTGAAGATGCCGACACCGCTGAACCGCTGGATTATGCAGTGGGGTTCTGCGGTTGTGGATGGCATCGCCTCGATCGGCGACCTGGCCTACTTCTTTTGGCAGATGCTGGTTTGGATGTTTACCCGCTTACCACGCCGTGGCACGCTGATGGTGAACTTCTATCAGGTCGGCGTTCTTAGCCTTCCCGTTGTGGCCCTGACCGGCACGTTCATCGGCATGGTACTGGCCGTCCAAAGCTACTACCAATTTCAAGCAATCGGCCTCGAAAGCCGTCTTGGCGTCGTGATCAACACATCACTCGTTCGCGAACTGGGGCCTGTCCTGGCCGCCACAATGCTCGCCGGGCGAGTCGGTGGTGCGATGGCCGCAGTACTCGGCACGATGCGAGTGACCGAACAAATCGACGCACTCACCACCATGGGCGCCGACCCGATTCACTACCTGGTCGTCCCGCGGTTCCTCGCTTGCCTGTTGCTGATCCCAGCCTTAACGATCATGGCCGACTTCATGGGCATCGTCGGTGGCTACTTCTACAGCGTCATTATCCTGGGCATTGATCGAGCAGCCTATCTCCACCATTCCCGTGAGGGAGTCGTCGGCTTCGATCTATTCAGCGGCATTTTCAAGAGCATCTTCTTCGGCGGCATCATCGCAGTCGTCAGCTGCTACCGCGGCTTCAATTGCGAACCCGGAGCCGAAGGTGTCGGACGAGCCGCGACGGCCGCATTCGTCTACTCCTTTGTCATGATCTTAGCGGTCGACTTGTTCCTGAACATCGTTTTGGATTCGATCTATTTCATGATCTACCCCGAAGGGACGACGTTGTTCTAA
- the rpsQ gene encoding 30S ribosomal protein S17, translating to MPKRVVAGVVTSDKMNKTRRVEINRVVKHPKYKKYIRRRTVCHVHDEGNESGIGDKVEIIESEPLSKLKRWRLVRVLEKSTAVDVVALRAARKEALNAAETETLEAAHAGETASNEENA from the coding sequence ATGCCTAAACGCGTCGTAGCCGGTGTCGTTACCAGCGACAAGATGAACAAGACGCGCCGCGTCGAGATCAATCGCGTGGTCAAGCACCCGAAGTACAAGAAATACATTCGTCGCCGTACTGTTTGCCACGTCCATGACGAAGGCAATGAGTCCGGGATTGGTGACAAGGTCGAGATCATCGAATCTGAGCCGCTTAGCAAACTGAAACGCTGGCGTTTGGTTCGTGTTCTCGAGAAAAGTACTGCGGTTGACGTGGTTGCTTTGCGTGCGGCTCGTAAAGAGGCGCTTAACGCGGCTGAAACAGAAACACTGGAAGCGGCTCACGCCGGCGAAACTGCCAGCAACGAAGAGAACGCTTAG
- the rpsS gene encoding 30S ribosomal protein S19, whose translation MSRSSKKGPYVDPKLFFKVQKAAETGSSEPIKTWARSCTIVPEFVNVTFMVHNGRQHLKVLVTEDMVGHKLGEFSPTRTFRGHGGKGKR comes from the coding sequence ATGAGTCGTAGCAGCAAAAAGGGTCCCTACGTCGACCCCAAGTTATTTTTCAAGGTCCAAAAAGCCGCCGAGACTGGTTCTAGTGAGCCAATCAAGACCTGGGCACGATCGTGTACGATCGTTCCTGAGTTCGTCAACGTGACTTTTATGGTTCACAACGGTCGCCAGCACCTGAAGGTACTGGTTACCGAAGACATGGTCGGGCACAAGCTCGGCGAGTTCTCGCCAACACGGACTTTCCGTGGGCACGGCGGCAAAGGCAAGCGTTAA
- the rplN gene encoding 50S ribosomal protein L14 produces MIQQESRLDVADNTGARQVMCIKVLGGSRRRFATVGDVIVCSVKSVIPGSEVKKKSVVRAVIVRTKQPTRRPDGSYIRFDSNAVVLVDKDKNPRGTRIFGAVARELREQKFTKIVSLANEVV; encoded by the coding sequence ATGATCCAACAAGAATCTCGCCTCGATGTGGCGGACAACACCGGTGCTCGTCAAGTGATGTGTATCAAGGTGCTCGGGGGAAGTCGTCGGCGTTTCGCCACCGTTGGGGACGTGATTGTCTGCAGCGTCAAGAGCGTCATCCCAGGCAGTGAAGTTAAAAAGAAGTCAGTTGTGCGAGCGGTCATCGTTCGTACAAAACAACCGACTCGACGTCCAGACGGAAGTTACATTCGGTTCGATTCCAATGCGGTCGTGTTGGTTGACAAAGACAAGAACCCTCGCGGAACTCGTATCTTTGGTGCCGTAGCACGTGAGCTTCGCGAACAGAAGTTCACCAAGATTGTCAGCCTGGCAAACGAAGTCGTTTGA
- the rpsC gene encoding 30S ribosomal protein S3 has product MGQKVNPIAFRLGVTRGWSSRWYASKQDYAALLVEDKKIRDFITKNPKKASYKSAGIDRIEIERTRDEVRVLLFVARPGLIIGKKGQEIEILQAELQNLVGRRINLKVEEVGRPELQAQLVSEDIAQQLAKRSSFRRTMKRSLEQTMDAGAKGIKIQMAGRLGGAEMARREKQSAGSIPLSTLQAKIDYGFTEAMTPQGHIGIQVWINQGTYGDDNDGADAQTGQASKKPKRSYKR; this is encoded by the coding sequence ATGGGTCAAAAAGTCAATCCGATCGCGTTTCGACTCGGCGTTACCCGCGGCTGGTCCAGTCGCTGGTATGCTTCGAAGCAAGACTACGCGGCGTTGTTGGTCGAAGACAAGAAAATTCGGGACTTCATTACGAAGAATCCTAAGAAGGCATCTTACAAAAGTGCCGGTATCGATCGAATCGAGATCGAACGCACCCGCGATGAAGTTCGCGTGTTGTTGTTCGTCGCTCGGCCTGGGTTGATTATCGGTAAGAAAGGCCAAGAGATCGAGATCCTGCAAGCTGAGCTTCAGAATCTTGTTGGTCGACGCATTAATTTGAAAGTCGAAGAAGTCGGACGCCCTGAGCTGCAAGCTCAGTTGGTTTCCGAGGATATCGCACAGCAGTTGGCGAAGCGTTCCAGCTTCCGTCGAACGATGAAACGTTCGTTGGAGCAAACGATGGATGCGGGTGCCAAAGGCATTAAGATTCAGATGGCTGGACGGCTCGGTGGAGCTGAGATGGCCCGACGAGAAAAGCAAAGTGCGGGCTCAATTCCATTGAGCACGTTACAAGCAAAGATTGATTACGGCTTCACCGAAGCGATGACGCCACAGGGGCACATCGGGATTCAGGTGTGGATTAACCAAGGTACTTACGGAGACGACAACGATGGCGCTGATGCCCAAACGGGTCAAGCATCGAAAAAGCCAAAGAGGTCGTATAAAAGGTAA
- a CDS encoding HEAT repeat domain-containing protein, with translation MPSHHDNHYRNPHAQPGETQSLPGQSAPAQSSFREQMHSHGDHPASNSNAWDPSTPNPFSLALAAKPESSTGARLWRGIKTLVATIAVTAVLLSAVFFGKQYLLHRLVTDLDQLEPAEKQSRLVQIASFGDSAIEPLVERLVDPADDVSESAFVLLQRMQNDWTTLQSDAALTAHNRLLQAIHRTYNTAKTAQPDQLTQKQLARGRELIRQTLLEFSGKSLPEDATEDKANILVSNAQKLLNHLEAANPSAQTPILARAPQPRDRHPHVPSPNSPGQTADSALQSRSGWTDWPPPANHSTTKSQPAQIVRSGPKRISQYDASSLATNDSATPTHGLHPLPQGVTAPLAPVSPTPARPEPRSKGAQPSPRIVAARRPTESTIQMATHLSESPLSVLDDETVIRHLANPDAMVASQARTELVQRGFSDPQLEMATAIATSNGKGRIRLIDSLVHSSQLNAGPWLSMMLDDPDRQVRLHVASTLASNKDPAILERLRQRLAREDDDYVATRLRRILDLR, from the coding sequence ATGCCCTCGCATCACGACAACCACTATCGCAATCCCCACGCGCAACCTGGCGAAACACAATCGCTTCCAGGCCAATCCGCGCCGGCACAGTCTTCGTTTCGCGAACAAATGCATTCCCACGGCGACCATCCCGCGAGCAACTCAAACGCCTGGGATCCATCCACACCCAATCCGTTTTCGCTCGCCCTAGCCGCCAAACCCGAATCCTCCACCGGTGCCCGACTTTGGCGAGGAATTAAAACGCTAGTGGCAACGATTGCCGTGACAGCCGTCCTGCTATCAGCTGTCTTTTTCGGCAAACAGTATCTACTCCACCGCCTCGTCACCGACCTCGATCAACTCGAACCCGCTGAAAAACAATCTCGACTTGTTCAGATTGCAAGCTTCGGCGACTCAGCCATCGAGCCTCTCGTCGAACGATTGGTCGACCCGGCGGACGACGTGTCCGAGTCCGCTTTTGTCTTGCTGCAAAGAATGCAAAACGACTGGACGACACTGCAAAGCGATGCAGCTTTAACCGCCCACAACCGATTACTGCAAGCGATCCACCGGACCTACAACACCGCCAAAACCGCCCAGCCTGACCAGCTAACTCAAAAGCAACTTGCCCGCGGGCGTGAACTGATCCGTCAAACCCTGCTGGAATTCTCGGGCAAATCGCTCCCCGAGGACGCCACCGAAGACAAGGCGAACATCCTGGTAAGCAACGCCCAAAAGCTGCTCAACCACCTCGAAGCAGCCAACCCTTCGGCGCAGACGCCAATTCTCGCCCGCGCTCCGCAACCCCGCGATCGACACCCCCACGTGCCAAGTCCCAACAGTCCTGGCCAAACAGCGGACTCCGCACTCCAGAGCCGATCCGGCTGGACTGACTGGCCGCCGCCGGCAAACCACTCCACGACCAAATCACAGCCAGCCCAAATTGTGCGATCGGGCCCCAAACGCATCTCACAGTATGATGCCTCAAGCCTTGCTACCAACGATTCGGCCACCCCGACTCACGGCCTCCACCCGCTTCCGCAAGGCGTCACCGCTCCACTCGCACCGGTATCCCCTACACCGGCCAGGCCTGAACCAAGAAGCAAAGGAGCGCAGCCAAGCCCGCGTATCGTGGCTGCCCGGCGACCTACCGAATCCACGATCCAAATGGCGACGCACCTGTCTGAATCGCCGCTTTCAGTTCTCGATGACGAAACGGTCATTCGCCACCTGGCCAATCCCGATGCCATGGTCGCAAGCCAAGCAAGAACCGAGCTCGTTCAACGCGGTTTCTCAGATCCACAACTGGAAATGGCGACGGCCATCGCGACCTCCAACGGCAAAGGCCGCATTCGTCTAATCGATTCCTTAGTCCACTCCAGCCAACTCAACGCTGGCCCTTGGCTATCAATGATGCTCGATGATCCCGACCGCCAGGTTCGCTTGCATGTCGCGTCCACACTGGCTTCCAACAAAGACCCGGCAATCTTAGAACGGCTGCGTCAACGACTTGCCCGCGAAGACGACGACTACGTCGCGACCCGCCTTCGCCGCATCCTGGACCTCCGGTAG
- a CDS encoding LUD domain-containing protein, with protein sequence MKAKVGIMGVNLTIAETGGLVVGATDGNVDLGVSLPRVHVVCTGIEELLPRFEDLALFIRLLTPSATGKPIASYTSHFHGPRDEHGQLRIVLVDNGRSEIRASDAFHDSLNCIR encoded by the coding sequence TTGAAGGCGAAGGTGGGGATCATGGGCGTGAACTTGACCATCGCAGAAACCGGCGGATTGGTTGTTGGCGCCACTGATGGCAATGTCGATCTCGGCGTTTCGCTGCCCCGGGTTCATGTTGTTTGTACGGGGATCGAAGAACTGTTGCCACGGTTTGAGGACTTGGCCTTGTTCATTCGTTTGTTGACACCAAGTGCGACGGGGAAGCCGATCGCCAGCTACACGTCGCACTTTCATGGGCCGCGAGACGAGCACGGGCAGCTTCGCATTGTATTGGTCGACAACGGTCGATCTGAGATTCGTGCGAGTGATGCATTCCACGATTCACTGAACTGCATCCGTTAG
- the rplV gene encoding 50S ribosomal protein L22: MSQFTAFHKNARISAQKVRLVANLVRGMYADEALDTLKYQPQRGARMLEKVIKSAVGNAQDPDQNNGRGFKIEELVLTDVRVDGGPMFKRIRPRARGMAFMIKKRSSHIRVGLTHIDEV; this comes from the coding sequence ATGTCTCAGTTCACCGCATTTCATAAGAACGCTCGAATCAGCGCACAAAAAGTGCGTCTGGTCGCCAACCTGGTCCGTGGCATGTACGCCGATGAGGCTCTTGATACTTTGAAGTATCAGCCTCAGCGTGGTGCTCGGATGCTCGAGAAGGTGATCAAGAGTGCTGTCGGCAACGCACAAGACCCTGACCAAAATAACGGTCGCGGGTTTAAAATCGAAGAGTTGGTTCTTACCGACGTTCGAGTTGACGGCGGTCCAATGTTCAAGCGAATTCGTCCGCGTGCTCGTGGTATGGCGTTCATGATTAAGAAACGCTCTAGCCACATTCGCGTCGGTCTCACACACATCGACGAAGTTTAG